GCCGGTGATCAATAAATGGTATAAAGGTTATCTTACAGACCCGATGTATTATCATAAAGATACGAGAGGCGAGGGGTATGATCCTTATCCGGTGGGAGACAGTCGAGGAACGGGAGGAACGGGAATCTGGACAGGTGATGAACTTCAGGTCTCCAAAAATTTTATTTCTTCAAAAACCATTGCAGAAGGTCCGCTAAGAACGGTTTTTGAACTTCAGTATTTTCCGTACAGCAACTTTATGGTAAAAGAAGTCAAAATCATCTCCCTTGACCTTGGATCTAATTTTTCAAGATTCGAAACTATTTTTGAATCCCACACTCCTGCGCCGAATTATGCCATAGGGATTTCATTGCATAAAAATGAAGGCGAAACGAAGCTGAACGACAGAGCCGGATACTATCTTCACTGGGAAAAAATTGATGACGCGTATGTAGGTGAGGGAATTGTTGTCAATCCTAATATTGTTCAGAAATCGTTTGCCCACAGAACAGAAACGCCTGATCAGAGTAATTTGCTTGTCCTTACTACTCCACAGAAAAACCTGACGTACTATGCGGGATTTGCCTGGGAAAAAAGCGGTCAGATAAAAACAAAGGATGATTGGGAAAATATGCTGCAAAAACAGGCGAAAATTGTGGCTAATCCGTTGGTGGTTGAGTTTAATAAATAATTAAAGAGCTAGGATGAATTTAAAAATCTGTACATTAACTTTAAGCTTGGTGGCTGCCAGTTTTTCAGCTCAGGTAAAAGATACTTTGGCGGAAAAAATAATGTTGTATCAGCTTCCGATCGGAGGTTGGGGAAAACAGTTGGAAGATAAATCTGTGGTGAATTACGATTTACCGATTGATAAACCCCTTTTAAAAAAGATAAAATCAACAGGTGATGATCACGCAACGATCGATAATAATGCAACGTCAAGGGAAATCAATGCTTTAATAAAAGCTTATTCTACCACAAAAAATCCAGAATATCTTAAATCTGCAGAAAAAGGGATCGCTTATCTTTTGTTGATGCAATATAAAAACGGAGGTTTTCCACAATATTATCCAAATACGGGATTATACCGAAAACAAGTGACTTACAATGACAACGCGATGATTAATGCTTTAACGGTTTTGTATAATGCTGCGGAAGGAAAAAATGATTTTAATGTTATTGATCCTAAACTAAAAGAAAAATCAAAAGTTGCCTTACAAAAAGGTATTGAATGTATTCTTAAAACTCAGGTTTTACAGAATGGAAATCCAACGATTTGGGCAGATCAGTATAATGAAATTACCCTTCAGCCGGATAAAGCAAGAGCTTTTGAACCTATTTCTCTGGCAACAGGTGAGTCTGTGGGAATTGTAAGGTTTTTAATGCTTCAGCCTGTAAATCCAACGATTGAAAAATCGATTAACGGGGCATTGCAATGGTTTAAAAACAATAAAATCGAAGGCTACAGCTACAACGTTTCCAAAGTAAACGGAAAGGCAGTACGAACTTTAACGGAAGATAAAAACTCTGTGATCTGGGCGAGATTTTATGATATTCATACCAATAAACCCCTATTCGGAGATCGTGATGGAAGTGTAAAATACAACTACTATGATGTTTCTGAAGAAAGACGAAACGGCTACAGCTGGTACGGAGATTTTGCTGAAAAATTAATTGCAAAGGAATATCCGAAATGGCAGGAGAGAAATGGGGTTGGGAGATAGGTTGTAGATTAGTATATCAATGTACCAATGTACCAATGTACCAATGTATCAATGTATCAATGTATCAATGTATCAATGTGTCAATGTGTCAATGTGTCAATTTATCAGGGTATTAGAATGGTGGGAATCTTACTGTCTAAAATAGTAAAGGTTTGAAATTTTCAAAGGACTCTTATTATTGTTGATAATTAATCTTCCTCAACCACGAAGTGGTGAAATATGAATAGCGTCGGGTGAAACCCGATGAATAGGTGTTTCGTTTGACCATATCCAATAAATTTGAAGTAAAAGGGTAGAGGTTAAAAGAGCCAGGTGGATGAGGTTAAAATTTTACGGAAACTCTCATTCTTATTTTTAATTTATCATCATAAAAGTACAAAGTAATAAAATAGGCTGTCCAAAATTGAGGACAGCCTATTTTTTATCAATCAATAGTATTTAAATTCTTTAGAAAGAATCGCAGACATTACCCGTTAATGTCGCACCGGCATTTGCTGTTACATCAGACTTTACAGAAGATAAAGAAAGTGTTCCGATAGAATACGGTGGGGTAAATGCGGTTCCGCTTCCTACTTTATTTCCCGTGGTATTGGTAAATGTATTGTTAGAAGTTACCGTTACCGCTGTATAACCGCTCATTAAATTAATAGGCTCTTTTACATTCTCAAATACGTTTCCGTCTACACGGATATTCGCCTGAACACCTGCTGCAATACATTTGTTGCTTACAGAACTGTTGAAATAACTGTTCAGGATATGAATTTTTCCGAATCTCACTCTCGGCATACGTTCTCTACATCCCGGAGCCCACCAACAACGAACAAAAGTTACATTCAGTTTTCCCGCATCGGCAGTCGCTCCATCACTCGAACCGATAAGATTAGAGAATCTGTGATCGTCCGTACCTCCTGAACCACCTGCTTTTGGAGCTTTTAGGTAATGGAATTTCGTGTAAGAAACCGTGATGAAATCAGATTTATTTTTAATATCAAAATTTCCATCTACGCCATCTCTGAATTCACAGTGATCGATCCAGACATTTCGGCAATCATCCAAAATAGCATTGTCCCAACCATCGGTATCATACGCCCCCGGACCTTCGAAGATCAGGTTTCTGATGATGATATTGTTACATCTTTTAATGTTGATAATTCCTGAACCGTCTTTTGTCTGGTTCGTGGAAACCAGCTTAGCACCACTGGCGCCGTAAATCGTTTTTCCGGTTTGATCCTGAAATGACAAACGAGAGGTGATGGTAATGGTTCCCGTAACTTTAATGACTTTCACAGCTGTATTTTCGATCGCAGCTTTTAACTGAGCATAAGTAGAAACCGTAGTTTCTGCCGCCGTTCCGCCGCCTGTGGTTCCTCCGTTTTGAGAAGCCCATCCGGGAGCAACGCAATCCGCTAAAGGAATAATTTTACCTGCCACTGCGCTTTTTAAACCAATCTCATTGGTTGTTGATTCATTGTTGATTTCTTCCTGACCACATCCGGTCAATACGAAAGTTGAACTTAGGACAGCCATAAGAAAGACCGCTCTGAATGTTTTCTTCATAGTTTATTATATTGTAATTATTCAGGTGTAAAATTATAAAGTTGCTATTGAATTAATTTATATTTTAACGTAATAATATTTATATAATTATAATGTTGAATATTTTATTTAAACAATCGGTTGCATTTTATGTTATGTATAAAATAATTTATTTTAGCCATTCCCAACGTTTTGCCCAATCCAGCAGAATATCATTTTTCCATTTGGAAATCGTTTTTCCACCTTGATATTTTCCGTCAAAAAGATTCGGATCAGATGTATCAGAAAACCATGTGTTACCAAGCGGAATATCTGTTGAGTTTTCTTTTCCCGGCCAAAGATTGACAATATTTAATTTCCCTTCAAAACCATTTAGCTCAGGAATATCTGATGTAAATTTATAATTCAAAACTTCCGCGGCCTTCGGAATATATTGTAAAACGTAATTTCCATTTCCAAGATAATTTCCCGGCCATTTCTGAATATCTTTTTTGTGTAAAGTTTCCATATAAAAAGGTGCAAAAGTGGGATTTTCTTTAAGAATAGGGCCTTTAAAACGGAATTCAATTAAAGAACAGAAAGCGATATCCTCTGAACTTCCTTTGGTTCCGTCAACAATAATTCTTGGGCTTCTATTGATTTTTTCAAAACTTCCGCCCCAGCTTTCACCAGTAGGATCATTAGGGTTTCCATGCATCAGATAAAATAAAGTCGGGCTGTCACCCATTTTAACTTCTCCGTTATAGTAATTCTTGAAATCTTTTCCCATTGCTCCGTAACCTTTAATGTATTGATCATAATATTCGGTGCTTTTTAAAATTTTAGGATTATCATTTTTAGAAAAAAAAGAGTAGTAGGTAGAATTTACTTCGATAAACCATAGATCAGGAAAGTTTTTCACAATATAAGAATAGGAATTGGCACTCCATTTTTTGTTGGGACCACCAATCCAGTAAATTTTAATGTTTTTTTTGATATCCGGTGCGTCGTGCAAAGCTTGAGCAATATCTTCCAGTCCGCCCCAAACCAAAACCCATAATGGTTGTGAAGATTTTTTTCTGGCAGATTTTACGATCCATTCTGAGCCTTCTGTTGATTTTGAAAAACCTTCGTAAGGCGCATTTCCTCGTAATCCTTGTTTTGAAACCGAACGCAGATATGTTGGAGTGGCAAAACCTGAACTGTGTTTTTTTAATTTAGGTAAATCTTTTTCATAAAGATCGATCAT
The sequence above is a segment of the Chryseobacterium sp. MYb264 genome. Coding sequences within it:
- a CDS encoding DUF4861 family protein — its product is MMFTVKTRITGLMCAIGCIASASGYAQKTIHVTNPSDFQRNEVVSIPVSDLRAFLKKTKEADLRIKDGNNKLITIQWIDYNGDNKNDELLFFAQIEAKATNTYTLVSDPKTPVPESKLTTYSRLVPERVDDYAWENDKVAFRVYGPKGQKEALAGVKGSTLSSGVDIWFKRTDQPVINKWYKGYLTDPMYYHKDTRGEGYDPYPVGDSRGTGGTGIWTGDELQVSKNFISSKTIAEGPLRTVFELQYFPYSNFMVKEVKIISLDLGSNFSRFETIFESHTPAPNYAIGISLHKNEGETKLNDRAGYYLHWEKIDDAYVGEGIVVNPNIVQKSFAHRTETPDQSNLLVLTTPQKNLTYYAGFAWEKSGQIKTKDDWENMLQKQAKIVANPLVVEFNK
- the pelA gene encoding pectate lyase, encoding MNLKICTLTLSLVAASFSAQVKDTLAEKIMLYQLPIGGWGKQLEDKSVVNYDLPIDKPLLKKIKSTGDDHATIDNNATSREINALIKAYSTTKNPEYLKSAEKGIAYLLLMQYKNGGFPQYYPNTGLYRKQVTYNDNAMINALTVLYNAAEGKNDFNVIDPKLKEKSKVALQKGIECILKTQVLQNGNPTIWADQYNEITLQPDKARAFEPISLATGESVGIVRFLMLQPVNPTIEKSINGALQWFKNNKIEGYSYNVSKVNGKAVRTLTEDKNSVIWARFYDIHTNKPLFGDRDGSVKYNYYDVSEERRNGYSWYGDFAEKLIAKEYPKWQERNGVGR
- a CDS encoding pectate lyase family protein — its product is MKKTFRAVFLMAVLSSTFVLTGCGQEEINNESTTNEIGLKSAVAGKIIPLADCVAPGWASQNGGTTGGGTAAETTVSTYAQLKAAIENTAVKVIKVTGTITITSRLSFQDQTGKTIYGASGAKLVSTNQTKDGSGIINIKRCNNIIIRNLIFEGPGAYDTDGWDNAILDDCRNVWIDHCEFRDGVDGNFDIKNKSDFITVSYTKFHYLKAPKAGGSGGTDDHRFSNLIGSSDGATADAGKLNVTFVRCWWAPGCRERMPRVRFGKIHILNSYFNSSVSNKCIAAGVQANIRVDGNVFENVKEPINLMSGYTAVTVTSNNTFTNTTGNKVGSGTAFTPPYSIGTLSLSSVKSDVTANAGATLTGNVCDSF
- a CDS encoding nucleoside hydrolase-like domain-containing protein, with product MKNLVLFILIVSTFYVKAQKIVQEKPRILISTDIGGTDPDDNQSMIHLLMYSDKFNIEGLVSSPSFGNGSKEEILKMIDLYEKDLPKLKKHSSGFATPTYLRSVSKQGLRGNAPYEGFSKSTEGSEWIVKSARKKSSQPLWVLVWGGLEDIAQALHDAPDIKKNIKIYWIGGPNKKWSANSYSYIVKNFPDLWFIEVNSTYYSFFSKNDNPKILKSTEYYDQYIKGYGAMGKDFKNYYNGEVKMGDSPTLFYLMHGNPNDPTGESWGGSFEKINRSPRIIVDGTKGSSEDIAFCSLIEFRFKGPILKENPTFAPFYMETLHKKDIQKWPGNYLGNGNYVLQYIPKAAEVLNYKFTSDIPELNGFEGKLNIVNLWPGKENSTDIPLGNTWFSDTSDPNLFDGKYQGGKTISKWKNDILLDWAKRWEWLK